The following proteins are co-located in the Limisphaerales bacterium genome:
- a CDS encoding RNA polymerase sigma factor: MDATSATDKELIAEVLEGNSDSFEPLVVKYQPRVFAIARRYARREDEVEDIVQTVFMKAYSKLSSYRGDAPFEHWLMRTATFTCYDFLRKHQRNREWNATDLSTEENEWLENVGEDNSEKEAHQSAAKTLVDRLLEGLKPDDRMIITMLDIEQKTVKEISKLTDFTESNVKVRAHRARDKMKKILATLTPEKYL; encoded by the coding sequence ATGGATGCGACGAGTGCAACGGACAAAGAACTGATCGCGGAGGTGCTGGAAGGCAATTCGGATAGTTTTGAACCGTTGGTGGTGAAGTATCAGCCGCGCGTGTTCGCCATTGCGCGCCGTTATGCGCGGCGCGAGGATGAGGTGGAGGACATCGTGCAAACGGTGTTTATGAAGGCGTACAGCAAGCTGTCGAGTTACCGGGGCGATGCGCCTTTTGAGCATTGGCTGATGCGGACGGCGACGTTTACGTGCTATGATTTTTTGCGCAAACACCAGCGCAATCGCGAGTGGAATGCCACCGATTTATCCACTGAAGAAAATGAATGGCTGGAAAATGTGGGTGAGGATAACAGCGAAAAAGAGGCCCATCAATCGGCCGCAAAGACGTTGGTCGATCGCCTGCTGGAGGGGCTGAAACCGGATGATCGGATGATTATTACGATGCTCGATATCGAGCAGAAAACGGTGAAAGAAATCTCGAAATTGACTGATTTTACGGAGTCAAACGTGAAAGTGCGGGCCCATCGCGCACGGGATAAAATGAAAAAAATCCTCGCCACGCTGACCCCGGAAAAGTACCTGTAA
- the waaF gene encoding lipopolysaccharide heptosyltransferase II, which translates to MNTPQSILIRSVNWLGDAIMSLPAIDRLREAHPEARLTLLTHEKLAGLWSGTDHFDEVHTFAKGESPFTIGQRLREHRFDTALILPNSPRSALECWHANIPRRIGYASRWRKWFLTDAIAPHPHAVPMHKRLPLDIEYRITNDLPPEKYPEHAHHIHQYLHLAKQLGASDKPKAPILHLKTSPSKNTGTPKIGLIAGAEYGPAKRWPTAHFIEAGKILIETHQAHLLLLGGQGDAETATEIAHALPAEHTTNLTDKTTLGELVTTLAGCNAVLTNDTGPMHVAAAVGTPVIVPFGSTSPELTAPGLPGGDTHQFLRTTAPCSPCFLKKCPIDLRCLRDISPAQAAAAVSRVL; encoded by the coding sequence ATGAACACGCCGCAATCCATTCTCATCCGCAGCGTCAACTGGCTGGGCGATGCCATTATGTCCCTGCCCGCCATTGATCGATTGCGAGAAGCGCACCCCGAAGCGCGACTGACACTCCTCACCCACGAAAAACTCGCCGGTCTTTGGAGCGGCACCGACCACTTTGACGAAGTACACACTTTTGCAAAGGGCGAATCTCCCTTCACCATCGGCCAACGACTGCGTGAACATCGTTTCGACACCGCCCTCATCCTGCCCAATTCCCCCCGCAGCGCCCTCGAGTGTTGGCACGCGAATATCCCCCGCCGCATCGGCTACGCCAGCCGCTGGCGCAAGTGGTTTCTCACCGACGCCATCGCCCCCCACCCTCACGCCGTGCCGATGCACAAACGTCTGCCGCTGGATATCGAATACCGCATCACCAACGATCTTCCGCCCGAAAAATATCCCGAACACGCCCATCACATTCATCAATACCTGCACCTTGCCAAACAACTCGGCGCCAGTGACAAGCCCAAGGCCCCCATACTGCACCTGAAAACATCGCCTTCAAAAAATACCGGCACCCCAAAAATCGGCCTCATCGCCGGAGCCGAATACGGCCCCGCCAAACGCTGGCCCACCGCACATTTTATCGAAGCCGGCAAAATCCTCATCGAAACCCACCAAGCCCACTTGCTCCTGCTCGGCGGCCAAGGCGATGCGGAAACCGCCACTGAAATCGCTCATGCGCTCCCCGCGGAACACACTACCAACCTGACCGACAAAACCACCCTCGGCGAATTGGTCACCACCCTCGCCGGATGCAACGCCGTACTCACCAACGACACCGGCCCGATGCACGTTGCGGCCGCCGTCGGCACGCCGGTCATCGTCCCCTTCGGAAGCACCAGCCCTGAACTCACCGCGCCCGGTTTACCCGGTGGCGATACACATCAATTTCTCCGCACCACCGCCCCCTGCTCGCCTTGTTTTCTAAAAAAATGCCCCATTGATTTGCGTTGCCTTCGTGACATCTCCCCCGCCCAAGCCGCCGCTGCGGTGTCACGGGTGTTGTAG
- the lpxK gene encoding tetraacyldisaccharide 4'-kinase: MRETLRAWQEQFETFALEVIFNERRGKRATALRGLLFCLSKIFLVGVKGRRWLYEARIIRDHPLGVQVITVGNLTVGGTGKTPVVEKFARVLQDHGRKVAILSRGYRSKPPPFLQRLRNKLLFQDDTTPPRVVSDAKNLLLNSEDAGDEPYMLASNLKDVVVLVDKDRVKSGRYAIEKFGCDTLLLDDGFQYWKLAGRRRDIVLIDAQLPFGNEQLLPRGTLREPIQNLKRADTIFITKSNGDTASLRARIRKHNPQAGIIECVHWPLFFQDVFNPDQREEIGWLKGRKVATLSGIAQPESFENSLADQGAELVYTKRFADHHRFTQQELLNTINRAKKRRAEVIITTQKDAVRFPKLDRVDLPIYYMRVEIKILTGAKDFDDCVRKIRFR; the protein is encoded by the coding sequence ATGCGCGAAACGCTCCGTGCCTGGCAGGAACAATTTGAAACCTTCGCGCTGGAGGTGATTTTCAACGAGCGCCGCGGCAAACGCGCCACGGCTTTGCGCGGACTGCTTTTTTGTCTCTCCAAGATTTTCCTCGTGGGCGTGAAAGGCCGCCGTTGGCTTTACGAGGCCCGCATCATTCGCGATCATCCCCTTGGCGTGCAGGTCATCACCGTCGGCAACCTCACCGTCGGCGGCACAGGCAAAACGCCAGTCGTCGAAAAATTTGCCCGCGTGCTACAGGATCACGGCCGCAAAGTCGCCATTTTATCGCGCGGATATCGCTCCAAACCACCGCCCTTTTTGCAGCGTTTGCGTAACAAACTTCTGTTTCAGGATGACACCACGCCGCCTCGCGTGGTTTCCGATGCCAAAAACCTGCTGCTCAATTCTGAGGACGCCGGCGACGAGCCGTATATGCTTGCCTCCAATCTCAAAGACGTCGTTGTGCTGGTGGACAAAGACCGCGTGAAATCCGGGCGCTACGCCATTGAGAAATTCGGCTGCGACACGCTGCTGCTCGATGATGGGTTCCAATACTGGAAACTCGCCGGCCGCCGGCGCGACATTGTGCTCATCGACGCACAGCTCCCGTTCGGCAACGAGCAACTCCTCCCCCGCGGCACCCTGCGCGAGCCCATCCAAAATCTTAAACGCGCCGACACCATTTTCATCACCAAAAGCAATGGCGACACCGCCTCGCTCCGCGCCCGCATTCGCAAACATAATCCGCAGGCGGGCATCATCGAATGCGTCCACTGGCCACTTTTTTTCCAAGACGTGTTCAATCCCGATCAACGCGAAGAAATCGGATGGCTGAAAGGCCGCAAGGTGGCCACGCTGAGCGGAATTGCGCAGCCGGAGAGTTTTGAAAACAGTCTCGCCGATCAGGGTGCCGAGCTGGTGTACACCAAACGCTTCGCCGATCATCACCGCTTCACTCAACAGGAATTACTCAACACGATTAACCGCGCCAAGAAACGCCGCGCCGAAGTTATCATCACCACCCAAAAAGACGCCGTGCGCTTCCCTAAACTCGACCGTGTGGATCTCCCCATTTATTATATGCGCGTGGAGATCAAAATCCTCACCGGCGCAAAAGATTTCGACGACTGCGTCCGCAAAATTCGTTTCCGTTAA
- a CDS encoding serine acetyltransferase → MKITELTDRLIASYASVGGINHLDGTNLPSKSSMVDLTSDLLTLLFPGFFDNKVTHSSELKTETALLMDAVAGRLEDELLKSIAHSPPTEASTRNPREAARELTMHLLGSLPAVRKVLSTDVEAAFNGDPAAKSHEEIIVSYPFIEAIAVQRLAHVLYEKDVALLPRIMTEWAHARTGMDLHPGATIGHHFFIDHGTGCVVGETTIIGDHVKMYHGVTLGARSTSAGQGLRGKKRHPTIEDHVTIYPGATILGGSTVIGAHSTIGGNVFIMDSVAPKSLVIYDGLDMRVLNKQEKKKAEDFRM, encoded by the coding sequence GTGAAAATTACCGAGCTAACGGATCGATTGATCGCCTCCTACGCCAGTGTGGGGGGCATCAACCATTTGGACGGCACCAATCTACCTTCCAAGAGCAGCATGGTAGATCTCACCTCGGATTTGTTGACGCTGCTGTTTCCGGGTTTTTTTGACAATAAAGTCACCCATTCCTCTGAGTTAAAAACGGAAACAGCTCTGCTGATGGATGCCGTAGCCGGTCGGCTGGAGGATGAACTCCTCAAGAGCATTGCACATTCTCCCCCCACCGAAGCCTCTACGAGAAACCCCCGCGAAGCTGCTCGCGAGTTGACAATGCATTTACTGGGCAGTCTTCCGGCCGTGCGGAAAGTTCTCAGCACCGATGTGGAGGCTGCGTTCAATGGCGATCCCGCCGCCAAGAGCCACGAGGAAATTATCGTGAGCTATCCCTTCATCGAAGCCATCGCCGTGCAGCGGTTGGCCCACGTGCTTTACGAAAAAGACGTCGCACTCCTCCCACGCATTATGACCGAATGGGCGCACGCACGCACCGGGATGGATCTCCACCCCGGCGCGACCATCGGCCATCACTTTTTCATCGATCACGGCACCGGCTGCGTGGTGGGCGAAACGACGATCATTGGCGATCACGTGAAGATGTATCACGGCGTCACGCTCGGCGCGCGCTCCACTTCCGCCGGCCAAGGGCTGCGCGGCAAAAAACGCCATCCCACCATTGAAGATCACGTCACCATTTATCCCGGCGCCACCATCCTCGGCGGCAGCACCGTTATCGGCGCCCACAGCACCATCGGCGGCAACGTGTTCATTATGGACAGCGTCGCCCCCAAATCACTCGTCATCTACGACGGCCTCGATATGCGCGTGCTGAACAAACAGGAGAAGAAGAAGGCCGAAGATTTTCGAATGTGA
- the carB gene encoding carbamoyl-phosphate synthase large subunit yields the protein MPRRDDIHSVLIIGAGPIIIGQACEFDYSGTQACKALKEEGYRVVLVNSNPATIMTDPEFADRTYIEPVTPEAVEKIIGRELAEMKSLGAEGQLALLPTLGGQTGLNTAMELFRTGVLEKHGVEMIGAKADAIERGEDRERFKELMLEIGLDVPVSGIAHNMEDAWAIADRIGKFPLIIRPAYTLGGTGGGIAYNRDEYEELTKKGIDLSPVNEILIEESLIGWKEYEMEVMRDKADNCVIICSIENFDPMGVHTGDSITVAPIQTLTDKEFQIMRDASFAIIRAVGVETGGSNIQFSVNPDNGRMIVIEMNPRVSRSSALASKATGFPIAKIAAKLAVGYTLDEIPNDITRETPASFEPTIDYVVTKIPRFAFEKFQQADPTLNTQMKSVGEAMAIGRTFKESLQKCLRSMEIGRAGLGGDGKGWRVGDTVYGDRDILPRDLITQKLTTPNAERVFYLRHALRAGLTVDEIFELSKIDRWFLTQIQQIVDCEEELASADNSA from the coding sequence ATGCCACGACGAGACGACATTCATTCGGTTCTGATTATCGGCGCTGGCCCGATTATTATTGGGCAGGCGTGTGAGTTTGATTATTCGGGAACGCAGGCCTGTAAGGCGCTCAAGGAGGAGGGCTATCGTGTGGTGCTGGTGAATTCCAATCCGGCCACGATTATGACCGACCCGGAATTTGCCGACCGCACCTACATCGAGCCGGTCACGCCCGAAGCGGTTGAGAAAATTATCGGGCGCGAATTGGCCGAGATGAAGTCGCTCGGGGCCGAAGGTCAGCTTGCTTTGCTCCCCACGCTCGGCGGGCAGACCGGCCTCAACACTGCGATGGAGCTTTTCCGAACCGGCGTTTTGGAAAAGCACGGTGTGGAAATGATCGGCGCCAAGGCCGACGCCATCGAGCGTGGCGAGGACCGCGAGCGTTTCAAGGAATTGATGCTCGAGATCGGCTTGGACGTGCCCGTGAGCGGCATCGCCCACAACATGGAAGATGCTTGGGCCATTGCCGACCGCATTGGAAAATTTCCCCTCATCATCCGGCCCGCCTACACGCTCGGCGGCACCGGCGGCGGCATCGCCTATAACCGCGATGAATACGAGGAACTGACCAAGAAAGGCATCGACCTTTCGCCCGTGAATGAAATCCTCATCGAGGAATCACTCATCGGCTGGAAGGAATACGAGATGGAAGTCATGCGCGACAAGGCCGACAACTGCGTGATCATTTGCTCCATCGAAAACTTTGATCCAATGGGCGTGCACACCGGCGACAGCATCACCGTCGCCCCCATCCAGACGCTCACGGATAAGGAATTCCAAATCATGCGCGACGCGAGTTTCGCTATCATCCGCGCTGTGGGCGTGGAAACCGGCGGCTCGAACATCCAGTTCTCCGTCAACCCGGACAACGGCCGGATGATCGTCATCGAAATGAACCCGCGCGTGAGCCGCAGCTCCGCCCTCGCCTCCAAGGCCACCGGATTTCCGATTGCGAAGATCGCCGCCAAACTCGCCGTCGGCTACACCCTCGACGAGATCCCCAACGACATCACCCGCGAAACCCCCGCCAGCTTCGAGCCCACCATCGACTACGTCGTCACCAAGATCCCGCGATTCGCCTTCGAGAAATTTCAACAGGCCGATCCCACGCTCAATACTCAAATGAAAAGCGTCGGCGAAGCCATGGCCATCGGCCGCACGTTTAAGGAGAGCCTGCAAAAATGCCTGCGCTCCATGGAGATCGGCCGGGCCGGCCTCGGTGGCGATGGCAAAGGCTGGCGCGTGGGCGACACCGTCTATGGCGACCGCGACATCCTGCCGCGCGATCTCATCACCCAGAAACTTACCACCCCCAACGCCGAACGCGTCTTCTACCTCCGCCACGCCCTCCGGGCTGGCCTGACCGTCGACGAAATCTTCGAGCTCTCCAAAATCGACCGCTGGTTCCTCACCCAAATCCAGCAAATCGTCGACTGCGAAGAGGAACTCGCTTCAGCTGATAATTCAGCTTAA
- a CDS encoding ATP-binding protein yields MIERTPWQSRLQRAWRKVPIAWLTGVRRVGKTVLAQSLGEVEFLNCDLPSTAERLRDAEGFFRSVKKKVVVFDEVHQLPDPSRLLKIAADAFPKLKVLATGSSTLQATKKFRDSLTGRKRDVVLTPVLVEELPAFGVVDLRERLLRGGLPPALLAENWEPEFYGEWFDSYFARDVQELFGIGKRASFLKLLELVLRQSGGQVEVTSLAKHCGATRPTVMNWLDVFQITHAARLLRPYSAGGRRELVGQPKVYAFDTGFVCYARGWGELRPEDCGLLWEHLVLDTLLSIPVTKIHYWRDKQQREVDFVIPRGRGTVDAIECKWSTDNFETRGLKAFRANYPKGRNFVVSPQVVTPYSRKPSGLPVKFIPADWLRKEIG; encoded by the coding sequence ATGATTGAACGGACTCCATGGCAGTCCCGATTGCAGCGGGCTTGGCGGAAGGTGCCAATTGCCTGGCTGACGGGCGTGCGGCGCGTGGGCAAGACGGTGTTGGCGCAGTCGTTGGGCGAGGTTGAGTTTTTGAACTGCGACCTGCCGAGCACGGCGGAGCGGCTGCGGGACGCGGAGGGGTTTTTCCGGTCGGTGAAAAAGAAGGTGGTGGTGTTCGACGAGGTGCATCAACTGCCTGACCCAAGCCGGCTGCTGAAAATTGCTGCCGATGCGTTCCCGAAATTGAAGGTGCTGGCAACGGGTTCATCAACGCTGCAGGCCACGAAAAAATTCCGCGACAGCCTCACGGGCCGCAAACGGGACGTGGTGTTGACGCCGGTGTTGGTGGAGGAGTTGCCGGCATTTGGCGTCGTGGATTTGCGCGAACGGCTGTTGCGCGGCGGATTGCCCCCCGCTCTGCTCGCGGAAAACTGGGAGCCTGAATTTTATGGGGAGTGGTTTGACTCGTACTTCGCGCGCGACGTGCAGGAATTATTTGGCATTGGCAAGCGCGCCAGTTTCTTGAAACTGCTGGAGTTGGTTTTGCGACAGAGCGGCGGGCAGGTTGAGGTGACGTCGCTGGCCAAACACTGCGGCGCCACGCGACCCACGGTGATGAACTGGCTGGATGTTTTTCAAATCACCCACGCTGCGCGTTTGTTGAGGCCCTATTCCGCAGGGGGCCGGCGTGAATTGGTGGGGCAACCAAAGGTGTATGCTTTTGACACCGGCTTCGTCTGCTATGCCCGGGGCTGGGGCGAACTGCGACCGGAAGATTGCGGATTGCTTTGGGAGCACTTGGTGCTCGATACGCTGCTTTCCATTCCAGTTACCAAGATTCACTATTGGCGCGACAAGCAGCAACGCGAGGTTGATTTTGTTATCCCGCGCGGACGCGGCACGGTCGATGCCATTGAGTGCAAATGGTCCACGGATAATTTTGAGACGCGCGGACTGAAGGCTTTTCGGGCGAATTATCCGAAAGGGCGGAATTTCGTTGTCAGCCCACAAGTGGTCACGCCCTACTCGCGAAAACCAAGTGGATTGCCCGTGAAGTTCATTCCGGCAGACTGGCTGCGCAAGGAAATAGGTTGA
- a CDS encoding MFS transporter produces the protein MNRTALTYRYERLRAVASGILETAFTAFLLLIAVQWFDFGATAKATIAAAGALGFMLGPVVVSRVADLGWTTAQAASRLALGAAGCFALLAAVNDRWIFICGIIVATTLGTATIPMVTQIYQENYPAKQRGKYFSRSAMIRIISAASFGLLVGWILTNGNDSQKLSHFPWGLMLIFAFAFAWAAFCFSRLPGKTLTGAEGTHPFRSLRFVKEDKLFRHILICWMIFGIGNLMLFPLRVEYLANAGEYADVYTLGFEPTPARIALILVFIPNIVKLIFSPLWGGLFDKMNFFVLRVILNLFFAVSLALFFHSTSMTGLCIASGLFGVANAGGEVAWSLWVTKFAPAKHVADYMSVHLFFNGIRNFISPFLGFWLIGLMPASNLSLFSAGLIIASSVALLSNYPSGEKARRGAALTEEISD, from the coding sequence TTGAACCGGACAGCCCTCACTTACCGCTACGAACGCCTTCGGGCGGTGGCTTCGGGGATTCTGGAAACGGCGTTCACGGCTTTCCTGTTGTTAATCGCAGTGCAATGGTTTGACTTCGGGGCAACGGCGAAAGCGACGATCGCGGCGGCGGGGGCGCTCGGGTTTATGCTGGGGCCGGTGGTGGTTTCGCGTGTGGCGGACTTGGGCTGGACCACTGCGCAGGCAGCCTCGCGTCTGGCGCTGGGCGCGGCGGGGTGCTTCGCATTACTGGCGGCAGTGAATGATCGCTGGATTTTCATTTGCGGCATTATTGTGGCCACCACTTTGGGTACAGCGACTATCCCGATGGTCACCCAAATTTATCAGGAAAATTATCCAGCTAAACAGCGCGGAAAATATTTTTCGCGGTCAGCCATGATTCGCATCATCAGCGCGGCATCGTTTGGCTTGCTAGTAGGCTGGATTTTAACCAACGGCAACGACAGCCAAAAACTTTCCCACTTTCCCTGGGGATTGATGTTGATATTTGCATTCGCATTCGCGTGGGCGGCCTTCTGTTTTTCGCGTCTCCCCGGCAAGACACTCACGGGCGCGGAAGGCACACATCCCTTCCGCTCGCTGCGATTTGTAAAAGAGGACAAATTGTTCCGGCACATCCTCATTTGCTGGATGATCTTTGGGATTGGAAATCTGATGCTTTTCCCGTTGCGCGTGGAATATCTTGCCAATGCAGGCGAATACGCGGACGTCTACACGCTGGGGTTTGAGCCCACTCCCGCCCGCATTGCGCTGATCCTTGTTTTCATCCCCAACATCGTGAAGCTGATCTTCAGTCCGCTTTGGGGAGGCCTCTTTGACAAAATGAATTTTTTTGTGTTGCGAGTGATTCTGAATCTTTTCTTTGCGGTATCGCTGGCACTCTTTTTTCACAGCACTTCAATGACCGGACTGTGCATCGCATCGGGACTTTTCGGAGTAGCCAACGCGGGCGGCGAAGTGGCCTGGAGCCTTTGGGTTACCAAATTTGCGCCCGCGAAACACGTAGCCGATTATATGAGCGTGCACCTGTTTTTCAATGGCATCCGCAATTTCATTTCTCCCTTCCTCGGCTTTTGGCTGATCGGCTTGATGCCCGCCAGCAACCTCAGCCTTTTCAGCGCCGGGCTTATCATCGCCTCCAGCGTCGCGTTGCTTTCGAATTACCCTTCCGGCGAAAAAGCGCGGCGCGGCGCGGCGCTTACCGAAGAAATTTCCGATTGA
- a CDS encoding DUF1501 domain-containing protein gives MLDFIGNKVTHCDGVTRRSFLRAGALGVGGLTLTDVLRAEATSGKSHKAVINIHLDGGPPQMDMIDPKPEAPAELRGEFSSLKTKIPGVHLTELMPQVAAAADKFVFLRSLVGSAGRHDGFQCQSGYHIKDLANIGGRPAMGCVVDKLLGAHGNGPAFVDLMQGRPLARNSARAGFLGPAFKPFRPDISHLFRRELEQGMKGELARLGKDHQVNLKLIAGLNAKRLDDRVGLLRQFDGVRHAIDQSATVAAMDRFNQQAVGILTSGKFADAMDLEKEDPTMLARYTPRHKEEGVRGTTADGYNASRKLLLARRLIEAGVRVVSVSFSDFDTHSSNFNRMRHLVPVVDHALAALVADLGERGMLDDVLIVAWGEFGRTPKVNAKGGRDHWPRVSPGLMAGGGIRTGQVIGTTDKIAAEPIERPVHYQDVMATMYQHLGLDPNATTVNDTTGRPQYLCDTGRPIRELV, from the coding sequence ATGCTGGATTTCATCGGCAATAAGGTAACGCACTGTGATGGTGTTACTCGGCGCAGCTTTCTGCGTGCTGGCGCGTTGGGCGTGGGCGGGTTGACGCTGACGGATGTGCTGCGCGCAGAGGCCACGAGCGGCAAATCACACAAAGCCGTCATCAACATTCATCTCGATGGTGGGCCGCCGCAGATGGATATGATCGATCCCAAGCCAGAAGCCCCCGCGGAATTACGCGGCGAGTTCTCGTCCCTCAAAACTAAAATTCCCGGCGTGCATCTCACCGAGTTGATGCCCCAAGTGGCGGCTGCGGCGGATAAATTTGTGTTCCTGCGTTCGCTGGTGGGCAGTGCCGGTCGGCATGATGGGTTTCAGTGCCAAAGCGGGTATCACATCAAAGACCTCGCCAACATCGGCGGGCGTCCTGCGATGGGATGTGTGGTGGATAAATTGCTCGGCGCCCACGGCAATGGGCCGGCGTTTGTGGATCTTATGCAGGGTCGGCCATTGGCGCGTAATAGCGCGCGCGCAGGTTTTCTCGGGCCGGCGTTCAAACCATTTCGTCCGGATATTTCGCACCTATTCCGGCGCGAACTGGAGCAAGGGATGAAGGGCGAGCTGGCGCGGCTCGGCAAGGATCATCAAGTCAACCTCAAACTCATCGCGGGTCTCAACGCTAAACGCCTCGATGATCGCGTCGGTTTGCTGCGCCAATTCGATGGCGTCCGCCACGCTATCGATCAAAGCGCCACGGTGGCTGCGATGGATCGATTCAATCAACAAGCCGTTGGCATTCTTACTTCAGGCAAGTTTGCCGACGCGATGGATTTGGAAAAGGAAGATCCAACAATGCTTGCGCGCTACACGCCGCGTCACAAAGAAGAAGGTGTGCGCGGCACGACCGCCGATGGTTACAACGCCTCGCGCAAACTACTGCTCGCCCGTCGCCTCATCGAAGCCGGCGTACGCGTCGTCAGTGTTTCCTTCAGCGATTTCGATACGCACTCCAGCAACTTCAACCGAATGCGCCATCTCGTGCCCGTGGTGGATCACGCCCTCGCCGCGCTCGTTGCCGATCTTGGTGAACGCGGAATGCTCGATGATGTGCTGATCGTTGCGTGGGGCGAATTCGGGCGCACGCCCAAGGTCAACGCCAAGGGCGGGCGCGATCATTGGCCGCGCGTCTCGCCGGGGTTGATGGCCGGCGGCGGCATCCGCACCGGCCAAGTCATCGGCACCACCGACAAAATTGCCGCCGAACCCATAGAACGCCCCGTGCATTATCAGGACGTGATGGCCACGATGTACCAACACCTCGGCTTGGATCCGAACGCCACCACCGTGAACGACACCACCGGCCGCCCGCAATACCTCTGCGACACCGGCCGGCCGATTCGGGAGTTAGTGTAG
- the ruvB gene encoding Holliday junction branch migration DNA helicase RuvB: protein MATRVTDELGEADAAFESSLRPVAFAEFGGQDKVRERLEIAVTAAQQRKEPIDHLLLSGPPGLGKTTLANIIAKAMGGNLRATSGPTIEKAADLAGLLTNLEEGDVLFIDEIHRMQKTVEEYLYPAMEDYQLDIIIDQGPNARSVRLNLPRFTLIGATTRSGLLTAPLLTRFPIRERLNYYAADHMTRIVTRSAGLLEVDIDEQGATEIARRSRGTPRIANNLLRRVRDYAQVKADGTITNAIADAALAMLEIDGHGLDEMDKRILETIIVKFNGGPVGVNSIAAAVGEEADTLEEVYEPFLIMEGYLQRTPQGRTATELGHQRLGLNPDGGKQQSLL, encoded by the coding sequence ATGGCCACGCGGGTGACTGATGAATTGGGGGAAGCGGATGCGGCGTTTGAATCGTCGCTGCGGCCGGTGGCTTTTGCGGAGTTTGGCGGACAAGACAAAGTGCGCGAGCGGCTGGAGATTGCGGTCACCGCCGCCCAACAGCGCAAGGAGCCGATCGATCATCTCCTGCTTTCCGGCCCGCCCGGACTGGGCAAGACCACGCTGGCCAACATCATTGCCAAAGCGATGGGCGGCAACCTGCGCGCCACCAGCGGGCCGACTATTGAAAAAGCCGCCGACCTCGCGGGCTTGCTCACCAACCTCGAGGAAGGCGATGTGCTCTTCATCGATGAAATTCATCGCATGCAAAAAACTGTGGAGGAATATCTCTACCCCGCGATGGAAGATTACCAACTGGACATCATCATCGACCAAGGCCCGAACGCCCGCAGCGTACGGCTCAACCTCCCGCGATTTACTTTGATTGGCGCCACCACCCGCAGCGGACTGCTCACCGCGCCACTCCTCACGCGCTTTCCCATTCGCGAACGCCTCAACTATTACGCCGCCGACCACATGACCCGCATCGTCACACGCTCGGCGGGTTTGTTGGAGGTCGACATCGACGAACAAGGCGCAACCGAAATCGCACGCCGCAGCCGCGGCACCCCGCGCATTGCCAACAACCTCCTCCGGCGCGTCCGCGATTATGCTCAAGTGAAGGCCGACGGCACCATCACCAACGCCATTGCCGACGCTGCGCTCGCCATGCTGGAGATTGATGGCCACGGCCTCGACGAGATGGACAAGCGTATCCTCGAGACCATCATCGTGAAATTCAACGGCGGCCCCGTGGGCGTGAACTCCATCGCCGCCGCCGTCGGCGAGGAGGCCGATACGCTGGAGGAAGTCTACGAGCCCTTTCTGATCATGGAAGGCTATCTCCAACGCACCCCCCAAGGCCGCACCGCCACCGAACTGGGCCATCAACGACTGGGCCTGAACCCCGACGGCGGAAAGCAGCAGAGTTTGCTTTAA
- the rpsU gene encoding 30S ribosomal protein S21: protein MTEIKLKKGEPVERALRRMKKKLDREGTIKDIRNRRAFEKPSAKKRRKMKVAKFSAMLAARYAEY, encoded by the coding sequence ATGACAGAAATTAAACTGAAAAAAGGCGAACCCGTCGAGCGCGCGCTGCGGCGTATGAAGAAGAAGCTCGATCGTGAGGGCACCATCAAGGACATCCGTAACCGGCGTGCCTTCGAGAAGCCCAGCGCGAAGAAGCGCCGCAAAATGAAAGTGGCGAAGTTCTCCGCGATGCTCGCCGCGCGTTATGCGGAGTATTAG